TCCCCGGTCAGCCAGGGCCGCAGGTCGATGGTCGGAATACGCGGGGTTGGAGTAGTCACCGAGAACCTCCGGAAGCGTCCCGGTCTTCAGGCCGGGGGAGCGAGTGCCTGCCGAGCAGGGCGGGGAAGGGTGATTCGGCCTCAGGGCGATGTGCCGTCTGCCTTGGTGGCGGCGCGCTCGCTCTCCAGGCGGTACACGATTTCGGAGTTGAGGGATCTGCGGGCGGCCTTTGCCTCGGTGACCAACCACGTGTGGAGGTCGGCGGGCAGTCTGAGGGTGATGCGTGCTTCGTGATCCATAGTGCAGAGAGTAGTGGTAAAATGGTGTCATGACGACACCAAGCGGGGGGTTGGGGGCCGGACACGCCCGGCACACCTACCGCCTGCGTGTGTCGACGACCGCTCAGGCCGCGTTGTTGGCGGAGTGGGATCGGTGCCGGTGGATCTGGAACGAGTGCGTGGCCCGATCCAAGAAGGCCTACGCCGAGTATGAGAAGTGCGGACCGGCGAGTCTGGACAAGATGCTGACCGAG
The nucleotide sequence above comes from Streptomyces sp. N50. Encoded proteins:
- a CDS encoding Arc family DNA-binding protein — protein: MDHEARITLRLPADLHTWLVTEAKAARRSLNSEIVYRLESERAATKADGTSP